The following are encoded in a window of Lactobacillus intestinalis genomic DNA:
- the ssb gene encoding single-stranded DNA-binding protein yields MINRVVLTGRLTRDPELRTTGSGISVATFTLAVDRQYTNARGEREADFISCVIWRKSAENFVNFTSKGSLVGIDGRLQSRSYDDKDGKRVYVTEVVVDSFALLESRRDRENRGQNGGYTPTSGNAGTQNTNNFQNNDRPSQPNTNSSAPKPQDPFSGSGDAIDISDDDLPF; encoded by the coding sequence ATGATTAATAGAGTTGTACTTACCGGACGTTTAACGCGTGATCCTGAATTGCGTACTACTGGGAGTGGAATCTCGGTTGCTACGTTTACTCTTGCTGTTGATCGTCAATATACAAATGCTCGAGGCGAGAGAGAAGCGGATTTTATTAGCTGTGTAATTTGGAGAAAGTCAGCAGAAAACTTTGTTAACTTCACTTCAAAGGGATCGCTAGTAGGAATTGATGGCCGACTTCAATCCAGAAGTTATGATGATAAAGATGGGAAACGAGTATATGTAACTGAAGTTGTAGTAGATAGCTTCGCATTACTCGAATCCCGTAGAGATCGTGAAAATCGCGGTCAAAACGGCGGTTACACACCAACTAGCGGAAATGCTGGCACTCAAAATACTAACAATTTCCAAAATAATGATAGACCTTCTCAACCAAATACCAATAGTTCAGCTCCTAAGCCACAGGATCCATTTTCTGGCTCAGGGGATGCAATTGATATTTCGGATGATGATTTACCATTCTAA
- the rpsR gene encoding 30S ribosomal protein S18 yields the protein MAQQRRGGRRRRKVDYIAANHIEYVDYKDVDLLKRFISERGKILPRRVTGTSAKNQRKVANAIKRARIMGLLPFVAED from the coding sequence ATGGCTCAACAAAGAAGAGGCGGCCGTCGTCGTCGTAAGGTTGACTACATTGCAGCTAACCATATTGAATATGTTGACTACAAGGACGTTGATCTGTTGAAACGTTTTATCTCAGAAAGAGGTAAGATTTTACCACGTCGTGTCACTGGCACTAGCGCAAAGAACCAACGTAAGGTTGCAAATGCAATTAAGAGAGCTCGTATTATGGGCTTGTTGCCATTTGTTGCTGAAGACTAA